A segment of the Brassica napus cultivar Da-Ae unplaced genomic scaffold, Da-Ae ScsIHWf_2172;HRSCAF=2825, whole genome shotgun sequence genome:
AagaatttgacatttttttctgTCGTAATTTTGAATTCACTAAAGAATCTAAATAGAAATCAAAGAAGAATTAATTGAATCAATGAAATGGTGGTTGGTTTGCACTGAGAACTTGAGTAAGGCGTAGATTCTTTTTGGGTTTTcacttgattttataaaatacaattggAAAGTGCGACCCCTTTCTTTATCTTTATTTGATATAACTACTTGAGCCGGATGAGAGGAAACTTTCATGTCCGGTTTTGAGGGGGGGAGATCATATAGTGGACCCTATCCCAATTTTTCTTTTGCTAGGCCCATAACGAAAAAACCTACTTTCTTACGATTAcgaggttcatttgaatatgAAATTCAATCCTGGAAATACAGCATCCCACTTTTTTTTACTACTCAAGGTTTCGATATATTTAGAAATCGAGAAATTTCTACTGGGGCGGGTGCTATCCGAGAACAATTAGCCGATTTAGATTTGCGAATTATTATAGAAAATTCGTTGGTAGAATGGAAACAATTAGGAGAAGAAGGTCCCACGGGGAATGAATGGGAAGATCGAAAAATTGTAAGAAGAAAAGATTTTTTAGTTAGACGTATGGAATTAGCTAAGCATTTTATTCGAACAAATATAGAACCGGAATGGATGATTTTATGTCTCTTACCGGTTCTGCCTCCCGAGTTGAGACCCATCATTCAGATAGAAGGGGGTAAACTGATGAGTTCAGATATTAATGAACTCTATAGAAGAGTTATCTATCGGAACAATACTCTTACTGATCTATTAACAACAAGTAGATCTACACCAGGGGAATTAGTAATGTGTCAGGAAAAATTGGTACAAGAAGCCGTGGATACACTTCTTGATAATGGAATCCGTGGACAACCCATGAGGGATGGTCATAATAAGGTTTACAAGTCATTTTCAGATGTAATTGAAGGAAAAGAGGGAAGATTTCGCGAGACTCTGCTTGGCAAACGGGTCGATTATTCGGGGCGTTCGGTGATTGTCGTTGGACCCTCACTTTCATTACATCGCTGTGGATTGCCTCGCGAAATAGCAATAGAGCTCTTCCAGACATTTGTAATTCGTGGTCTAATTAGACAACATCTGGCTTCGAACATAGGAGTTGCTAAGAGTCAAATTCGTGAAAAAAAGCCGATTGTCTGGGAAATCCTTCAAGAAGTTATGCAGGGGCATCCCGTATTACTGAATAGAGCACCTACTCTACATAGATTAGGCATACAGTCATTCCAACCCATTTTAGTGGAAGGACGCACTATTTGTTTACATCCATTAGTTTGTAAGGGGTTCAATGCAGACTTTGATGGGGATCAAATGGCTGTTCATGTGCCTTTATCTTTAGAAGCTCAAGCAGAGGCTCGTTTACTTATGTTTTCTCATATGAATCTCTTATCTCCAGCTATTGGAGATCCCATTTCTGTACCGACTCAAGATATGCTGATTGGACTCTATGTATTAACGAGCGGCACTCGTCGAGGTATTTGTGCAAACAGATATAATCCATGTAATCGaaaaaactatcaaaatgaAAGAATTTACGAAACAAACTATAAGTATATGAAAGAACCCTTTTTTTGCAATTCCTATGATGCAATTGGAGCTTATCGGCAGAAAAGAATCAATTTAGATAGTCCTTTGTGGCTTCGGTGGCAATTAGATCAACGCGTTATTGCTTCAAAAGAAGTTCCTATCGAAGTTCACTATGAATCTTTTGGTAACTATCATGAGATTTATGCACACTATCTGATAGTAAGAAgtgtaaaaaaacaaactttttgtatatatattcgaACCACAGTTGgtcatatttctttttatcGAGAAATCGAGGAAGCTATACAAGGTTTTTCTCAAGCTTGTTCATATGATACCTAATAATATGGTATTCATAAAAAAGAATTATAGGACACCCGTGTGAATTCGGACCTCTCCGAGTCAACTCGGACATAGTTCCTGacctaaaaaatcaagatcgaGAAAAGGAAGTTTTGCAATCATTGACTCAAACTCATTGTCGAATCCCATTCAGCAGAATATGGAGGTACTTATGGCGGAACGGGCCAATCTGGTATTTCACAATAAAGTGATAGATGGAACTGCTATTAAACGACTTATTAGCCGATTAATAGATCACTTCGGGATGGCATATACATCACACATCCTAGATCAAGTAAAGACTCTGGGTTTCCAGCAAGCAACTGCTACATCCATTTCATTAGGAATTGATGATCTTTTAACGATACCTTCTAAGGGCTGGCTTGTCCAAGATGCTGAACAACAAAGTTTGATTTTGGAAAAACACCATCATTATGGGAATGTACATGCGGTAGAAAAATTACGCCAATCTATTGAGATATGGTATGCTACAAGTGAATATTTGCGACAGGAAATGAATCCTAATTTTAGGATGACGGACCCTTTCAATCCAGTCCATATGATGTCTTTTTCGGGAGCTAGAGGAAATGCATCTCAAGTACATCAATTAGTAGGTATGAGAGGATTAATGTCGGATCCCCAAGGACAAATGATTGATTTACCTATTCAAAGCAATTTACGCGAAGGACTGTCTTTAAcagaatatattatttcttgCTATGGAGCCCGTAAAGGAGTTGTAGATACTGCGGTCCGCACATCAGATGCTGGATATCTTACGCGTCGACTTGTTGAAGTAGTTCAACATATTGTTGTACGTCGAACGGATTGTGGCACTATCCGAGGGATTTCTGTGAGTCCTCGAAATAAAAGTCGGATGATGTCAGAAAGAATTTTTATCCAAACATTAATTGGTCGTGTCTTAGCAgacgatatatatataggttccCGATGTGTCGCCTTTCGAAATCAAGATCTTGGGATTGGACTTGTCAATCGATTCATAACCTTTGGAACACAATCAATATCTATTCGAACTCCCTTTACTTGTCGGAGTACATCTTGGATCTGTCGATTATGTTATGGCCGGAGTCCCACTCATGGTGACCTAGTTGAATTGGGGGAAGCTGTAGGTATTATTGCGGGTCAATCTATTGGCGAACCGGGGACTCAACTAACATTAAGAACTTTTCATACCGGTGGAGTATTTACAGGAGGTACTGCCGAACATGTACGAGCCCCTTATAatggaaaaatcaaatttaatgagGATTTGGTTCATCCTACACGTACACGTCACGGGCATCCTGCCTTTCTATGTTATATAGACTTGTCTGTAATTATTGAGAGCGAAGATATTATACATAGCGTGACTATTCCACCAAAAAGTTTTCTTTTAGTTCAAAATGATCAATATGTGGAATCAGAACAAGTGATTGCTGAGATTCGCGAGGGAACAtccacttttcattttaaagagagggttagaaaatatatttattctgaCTCCGAGGGCGAAATGCATTGGAGTACTGATGTATCCCATGCACCCGAATTTACATATAGTAATGTCCatcttttaccaaaaacaaGTCATTTATGGATATTATCAGGAGGTTCTTGTGGATCTAGTCTAATTCTTTTTTCGATCCACAAAGATCAAGATCAAATGAACATACCCTTTCTTTCCGTCGAAAGAAAATCTATTTCTAGCCTCTCAGTGAATAATGATCAAGTGAGCAAAAAATTTTTCAGTTCAGAtttttctgataaaaaaaaatctggga
Coding sequences within it:
- the LOC125600282 gene encoding DNA-directed RNA polymerase subunit beta'-like encodes the protein MSGFEGGRSYSGPYPNFSFARPITKKPTFLRLRGSFEYEIQSWKYSIPLFFTTQGFDIFRNREISTGAGAIREQLADLDLRIIIENSLVEWKQLGEEGPTGNEWEDRKIVRRKDFLVRRMELAKHFIRTNIEPEWMILCLLPVLPPELRPIIQIEGGKLMSSDINELYRRVIYRNNTLTDLLTTSRSTPGELVMCQEKLVQEAVDTLLDNGIRGQPMRDGHNKVYKSFSDVIEGKEGRFRETLLGKRVDYSGRSVIVVGPSLSLHRCGLPREIAIELFQTFVIRGLIRQHLASNIGVAKSQIREKKPIVWEILQEVMQGHPVLLNRAPTLHRLGIQSFQPILVEGRTICLHPLVCKGFNADFDGDQMAVHVPLSLEAQAEARLLMFSHMNLLSPAIGDPISVPTQDMLIGLYVLTSGTRRGICANRYNPCNRKNYQNERIYETNYKYMKEPFFCNSYDAIGAYRQKRINLDSPLWLRWQLDQRVIASKEVPIEVHYESFGNYHEIYAHYLIVRSVKKQTFCIYIRTTVGHISFYREIEEAIQGFSQACSYDT
- the LOC125600281 gene encoding DNA-directed RNA polymerase subunit beta'', producing the protein MEVLMAERANLVFHNKVIDGTAIKRLISRLIDHFGMAYTSHILDQVKTLGFQQATATSISLGIDDLLTIPSKGWLVQDAEQQSLILEKHHHYGNVHAVEKLRQSIEIWYATSEYLRQEMNPNFRMTDPFNPVHMMSFSGARGNASQVHQLVGMRGLMSDPQGQMIDLPIQSNLREGLSLTEYIISCYGARKGVVDTAVRTSDAGYLTRRLVEVVQHIVVRRTDCGTIRGISVSPRNKSRMMSERIFIQTLIGRVLADDIYIGSRCVAFRNQDLGIGLVNRFITFGTQSISIRTPFTCRSTSWICRLCYGRSPTHGDLVELGEAVGIIAGQSIGEPGTQLTLRTFHTGGVFTGGTAEHVRAPYNGKIKFNEDLVHPTRTRHGHPAFLCYIDLSVIIESEDIIHSVTIPPKSFLLVQNDQYVESEQVIAEIREGTSTFHFKERVRKYIYSDSEGEMHWSTDVSHAPEFTYSNVHLLPKTSHLWILSGGSCGSSLILFSIHKDQDQMNIPFLSVERKSISSLSVNNDQVSKKFFSSDFSDKKKSGIPNYSELNGIVGTSHYNFIYSAIFHENSDLLAKRRRNRFLIPFQSIQEQAKEFIPHSGISIEIPINGIFRRNSIFAFFDDPRYRRKSSGILKYGTLKADSIVQKEDMIEYRGVQKFKTKYEMKVDRFFFIPEEVHILPESSAIMVQNYSIIGVDTRITLNIRSQVGGLIRVERKKKRIELKIFSGDIHFPDKTDKISRHSGILIPPGRGKTNSKESKNLKIGFMPNGSHQPRKSFLFWCGP